The Petrotoga sp. 9PW.55.5.1 genome segment AAGCGGGAACATTCCTTCATAAATGTATAGAAATAGATAATAGATTTTTTCCTGCTTATGAGAGATTGGGTGTAGTTTTCAACATGCTACAAAGGTATAAAGATGCCCATGAAGTTCACAAAAAAGCTTTAGAAATCGATCCAAATCATTATGAAATTTATTATAATGATGCCCATTCTTTATCTAAATTGGGTAAACATCAAGAAGCCATAAAAATGCTTGAAAAAGCAGCTGATTTGAATGAAGTGGATTACGTACTTCATGAACTAGCATTAGAATATAAAAATGTAGGAAGGTTTATTGAAGCTCTTGAAATTGAAGAAAGAGCTTTAAAAATAGCTACAAAAGAAAATTTAAATCTCATAGCTCTTACTGCGTTAAAACTATCTGTCATAATTGAAGACAAAGAACATGTTGAGAAATATTTTAACGATTTACAAATTGAACCGGAGTTAAGTAAGTCGGCTTTGAATTTTAAAATCTTATTTGAATTATCTCAAGGCAACGTAGAAGCTGTAAAGCAAATTCTTCATCACAATCATAGTTTAGGTTTTAGCCAATTATATGAAAAGTTAGATAATATGGATGACTATGTTAATAAATTAGAAGAATTCGCAGATGAAAAAATTTCCGCTTCAATCTTTGAAAGTATAGATGAATACGGGAATATTGACCCACTTTTATTGTCAAATAATTTAGAAAAAAGAGGTATAAAAGGTGACTTTGTAAACTGGTTAGTAGAAGATTCTAAAAACCCTAAAAAATATCCTTCGGGTATAGAATTGTTAACCAATGGCTTGTATCTTTCTGGTTTTAATTACGGTTTATCCGAAAGAGTTGCGACCATCTTATCATATTATCTTTGGAAAGATGAAGAAGGATTGGCTTTTGGAAGATTATTACTACGTTTTTATCAAGATAGAATTTTAGGAGATTCCTTGAATCTTGATGCTTTTATAGAAGAGAACGTGGAAGAAATAAAAGATATGTCTTTTCATTTTGCCCAAATGTTCACTAATTATGAAGAGAACTTAATGGATTTTGATACTTTGTTAGAATTTGAAATAAATACATTTGAAGATGCATTAAAAGTATTTTTATCAATGTACAGAATTGAAGCAACTAAAGAAGAAATAACCGAAGTTGAATTTACCGATTCGAATACCAAATATATTATTTTATT includes the following:
- a CDS encoding tetratricopeptide repeat protein; the protein is MKKVKYAIVYLNIDPNYAKMNNLPVKLPVLAEDFQEARKSNKISLDIILRGLEAQYEVEPKNEYYKSYLIFYYYEAFKKYLNEGNFEEAKLYLERAREKHPDYRFHFYTGLYFKKLENFELAELHLKQCLKEKPNFAYGYYELGNLMYERKIYDEAFEYYSKSVELEKDFTLGYLKMADVYLENGRFEEAGTFLHKCIEIDNRFFPAYERLGVVFNMLQRYKDAHEVHKKALEIDPNHYEIYYNDAHSLSKLGKHQEAIKMLEKAADLNEVDYVLHELALEYKNVGRFIEALEIEERALKIATKENLNLIALTALKLSVIIEDKEHVEKYFNDLQIEPELSKSALNFKILFELSQGNVEAVKQILHHNHSLGFSQLYEKLDNMDDYVNKLEEFADEKISASIFESIDEYGNIDPLLLSNNLEKRGIKGDFVNWLVEDSKNPKKYPSGIELLTNGLYLSGFNYGLSERVATILSYYLWKDEEGLAFGRLLLRFYQDRILGDSLNLDAFIEENVEEIKDMSFHFAQMFTNYEENLMDFDTLLEFEINTFEDALKVFLSMYRIEATKEEITEVEFTDSNTKYIILFILNLNSISNFSG